A genomic region of Desulfomonilaceae bacterium contains the following coding sequences:
- a CDS encoding sigma-54 dependent transcriptional regulator: protein MPNSLNILVVDDEANIRRTLTVCLESDGHRVVAVSNVRDAISETSERSFDIAFVDLRLGPDDGLDLIQPLIASSPWLKVIIITAYSSIETAIEATRRGASDYIQKPFTPSQVRLAVEKVGSIRSLEQRLSSLQEEIGSSGPEIDFSSANPTMQRAISLAKKVAPTEASVLIRGESGTGKTMLARQIHGWSDRASKPFGLISCPTLSSELMESELFGHVKGAFTGAVRDNPGRIASCEDGTLFLDEISELPLPVQPKLLRFLQDREYEHMGSHKTRKANVRIISATNVDLEQAVEEVKFREDLFYRLNVIQIEIPPLRDRPQDVVALAEKSLNFFSRKYHRPLNGFSGKAITYLQEYSWPGNVRELRNVVERAAILCPNDKVGSEYLPNKMVSCDTTMKIGDPVSLSRIEEEHIRRVLAGSRSFQEAADILGIDQATLWRRRKQYGI, encoded by the coding sequence ATGCCAAATTCATTGAATATTCTTGTCGTTGATGACGAAGCCAATATTCGCCGAACACTTACAGTTTGCCTTGAATCCGACGGACACAGAGTCGTGGCTGTAAGTAATGTTAGGGACGCCATCTCAGAGACTTCCGAAAGGTCTTTTGACATAGCGTTTGTGGACTTGCGGCTAGGTCCGGACGACGGACTGGACTTGATTCAGCCCCTTATTGCATCCTCGCCCTGGTTAAAGGTGATTATCATTACCGCCTACTCGTCTATCGAAACAGCTATCGAGGCTACCCGGAGAGGCGCGTCCGACTACATTCAAAAACCTTTTACACCGTCACAAGTCAGACTTGCTGTTGAGAAAGTTGGCTCCATAAGATCTCTGGAGCAAAGGCTTTCAAGCTTGCAGGAAGAAATTGGCAGCTCTGGTCCTGAGATAGATTTCTCAAGCGCCAACCCCACTATGCAGAGAGCCATTAGTCTGGCTAAAAAAGTAGCTCCCACAGAGGCTTCGGTGCTCATTCGGGGAGAGAGCGGAACAGGTAAGACCATGCTTGCCCGCCAGATTCACGGTTGGAGCGATAGAGCGTCAAAGCCTTTTGGATTAATTTCCTGTCCAACCCTTTCCTCGGAACTGATGGAAAGTGAATTGTTCGGCCACGTTAAAGGAGCTTTCACAGGAGCTGTCAGAGATAATCCAGGCCGGATAGCGTCTTGTGAAGACGGGACTCTTTTTCTCGACGAAATTAGTGAACTTCCTCTCCCCGTTCAACCAAAACTCTTACGCTTTCTGCAGGATCGGGAATATGAGCACATGGGGTCGCACAAAACCAGAAAGGCAAACGTACGAATAATATCAGCCACCAACGTAGACTTAGAGCAGGCTGTAGAAGAAGTGAAGTTTAGGGAGGATCTTTTTTATCGCCTAAATGTAATTCAGATAGAGATTCCGCCATTAAGGGATAGGCCCCAGGACGTAGTCGCTCTCGCAGAGAAATCACTAAACTTTTTCAGCCGCAAATACCATCGCCCCTTGAACGGATTTAGCGGCAAAGCCATTACTTACCTTCAAGAATATTCGTGGCCGGGAAACGTAAGGGAATTGAGAAATGTTGTGGAGCGCGCCGCAATACTTTGCCCCAACGACAAAGTTGGCTCAGAATATTTACCGAACAAGATGGTGTCGTGTGACACCACCATGAAAATAGGCGATCCAGTAAGTTTGAGCAGGATCGAGGAAGAACATATCCGACGGGTGCTGGCTGGTAGCAGATCATTTCAGGAAGCAGCGGACATACTTGGTATTGATCAGGCCACACTTTGGCGACGTCGGAAACAATATGGAATCTAG
- a CDS encoding ATP-binding protein, whose translation MLGIRQKLSLGFGGLLAVIVIIGLESVTLFSELGGSIDVILKENYRSVIASQDMKEALERMDSGILFTLLGYTQEGSDLIDKNRDSFQKALDVELQNITIPGEDEKAAHIQKLFNKYNEVMTSIRQRGGSQEEAKKTYFDQLFPLFRQIKMAADEILEMNQQNMIHANDYARRKALSARRSMTVLLLVGASLAIAFMLLIGRWILRPIAKLTSSALEIKAGNLDLVVPSRSKDEIGALADAFNDMATSLREFRRSDRAQVIQMRRSMEQAFRALPEAVAIVNADGLIEISSESALRAFDIRPNETINKLAWEGIVDLYNEAILTACVAEPPSDQSLIQRFIKGKEHYFRPKAVPVLDSYGKPTGVIIIISDITLEREQNEMKKGVVSTVSHQLKTPLTSIRMSLHLLLEEKVGTLTEKQAELLVAAREESDRLNSIIEKLLNISRIESGKTSMEIKSVRPQELVFESVEPFRSVATDRGLTLEVHAPDDLPDVLADPVMVSQVFANLLSNAVKYTDPGGLVRIEVTSSEDAVQFSVSDTGRGIPGQYLKRILEHFFRVPGQTIQSGLGLGLSIVQEIVEAHGGTVTVESRESEGSIFVFSLKRSDTALEKEV comes from the coding sequence ATGCTTGGAATTAGGCAAAAGCTGTCTCTTGGGTTCGGTGGATTGCTGGCCGTAATTGTGATTATCGGTCTCGAAAGCGTCACCTTGTTCTCTGAACTTGGTGGTTCAATAGACGTTATTTTGAAAGAAAATTATAGGAGCGTAATTGCGAGCCAGGATATGAAAGAAGCCCTGGAACGTATGGATAGTGGGATCTTGTTCACTCTTCTTGGCTATACACAGGAAGGATCCGATCTCATAGATAAAAACAGAGATTCCTTCCAAAAGGCCCTCGACGTTGAACTCCAAAACATTACCATTCCGGGAGAAGACGAAAAGGCGGCGCATATTCAAAAACTATTTAACAAATATAACGAGGTGATGACATCGATAAGGCAGCGTGGAGGATCACAGGAGGAGGCCAAGAAAACTTACTTTGATCAACTCTTTCCTTTGTTTCGGCAAATAAAGATGGCCGCTGATGAGATATTGGAGATGAACCAGCAGAATATGATCCACGCCAATGATTACGCTCGTCGAAAAGCCCTGTCCGCTCGACGAAGCATGACGGTTTTGCTCCTGGTAGGAGCTTCCTTGGCGATTGCGTTCATGCTTCTAATTGGCAGGTGGATTCTTAGGCCAATAGCAAAATTAACGTCATCAGCTTTGGAAATAAAGGCGGGGAATTTGGACCTGGTAGTTCCATCACGTTCCAAAGACGAGATTGGGGCCCTAGCTGACGCGTTTAATGATATGGCGACGAGCCTTAGAGAGTTCAGACGCAGTGACCGGGCGCAAGTGATCCAAATGAGACGTTCTATGGAACAAGCTTTTAGGGCGTTACCGGAGGCTGTCGCCATTGTGAACGCGGACGGATTGATTGAGATCTCCAGTGAGTCCGCCTTGCGAGCATTTGATATCCGACCAAATGAAACGATAAATAAACTGGCTTGGGAAGGAATTGTTGATCTCTACAACGAGGCTATTCTAACAGCCTGTGTGGCTGAGCCTCCAAGCGACCAGTCCCTGATCCAGAGATTTATCAAGGGAAAGGAACATTATTTTCGCCCAAAGGCGGTTCCGGTTCTGGATAGCTACGGGAAGCCCACGGGTGTGATTATTATCATTTCAGACATCACTCTGGAGAGAGAGCAAAACGAGATGAAAAAAGGAGTCGTATCAACGGTCTCTCACCAGCTTAAAACACCGCTGACATCAATTCGGATGTCGCTCCATTTGCTACTCGAAGAAAAAGTTGGGACGCTAACGGAAAAACAGGCTGAACTCCTGGTCGCAGCCAGGGAAGAAAGTGACCGTCTTAATTCAATTATTGAGAAACTGCTAAACATAAGCCGTATAGAATCTGGGAAAACAAGCATGGAAATTAAGAGCGTTCGACCTCAGGAATTGGTTTTTGAATCTGTCGAACCTTTTCGGAGCGTGGCTACAGACCGAGGACTTACGCTGGAAGTACATGCGCCGGATGACTTGCCGGATGTTCTGGCAGATCCTGTGATGGTTTCCCAGGTGTTTGCGAACTTGCTCTCTAACGCGGTTAAATATACTGATCCCGGAGGATTGGTCCGTATAGAAGTTACCAGTTCCGAAGATGCTGTTCAGTTTTCAGTATCTGACACAGGAAGAGGTATCCCTGGCCAATATCTAAAAAGGATTCTGGAGCATTTTTTTCGAGTTCCAGGACAAACTATTCAATCGGGACTGGGCTTGGGACTCTCAATCGTTCAGGAAATCGTAGAGGCGCATGGCGGTACAGTGACCGTTGAAAGCCGTGAGTCTGAAGGAAGTATTTTCGTCTTTTCGCTGAAACGCTCGGATACCGCTCTTGAGAAGGAGGTCTAG
- the kdpB gene encoding potassium-transporting ATPase subunit KdpB: MTAKALSIFDREILSQAVVESLKKLNPITMLKNPVMFVTEIGAAITTASIIFKPETESFGFGVQIAVWLWFTVLFANFAEAVAEGRGKAQANALRKTRSQTTAHRLLQDGLVQQDISADRLRKDDEVVVSAGETIPADGEVIQGVASVDESAITGESAPVIREAGGDRNSVTGGTRVLSDFLIVRVTANPGESFLDHMISLVEGAQRQKTPNEIALTILLAALTIIFLVVIFSLKFFGAYSGVFFSITVLTALLVCLIPTTIGGLLSAIGIAGIDRLVQKNVLAMSGRAAEAAGDVDVLLLDKTGTITLGDRQATEFIPAHGVRAEELADVAQLASLADETPEGRSIVILAKQYGLRGRTLSEMPTATFIPFKAETRMSGVDIDTRRIRKGAPDAVIKFVGGHLPASVEDAVARISNSGGTALIVAENEKAMGVIHLKDIVKGGLKDRFERFRSMGIKTVMITGDNRLTAAAIAKEAGVDDFLAEARPEDKLALIRKEQAAGHLVAMTGDGTNDAPALAQADVGVAMNTGTQAAKEAGNMVDLDSNPTKLIEIVEIGKQMLMTRGALTTFSVANDAAKYFAIIPAMLVATFPVISPLNIMQLQSPQSAILSAVIFNALIIVALIPLALRGVRFRPLSAAKLLRRNLLVYGLGGLVAPFIGIKLIDLFVSALRLA, from the coding sequence ATGACTGCGAAAGCGCTTTCAATCTTCGATCGTGAGATATTAAGTCAAGCGGTTGTAGAATCTTTAAAGAAACTCAACCCAATAACTATGTTGAAAAATCCCGTTATGTTCGTCACGGAAATTGGCGCGGCCATAACCACGGCGAGCATCATTTTCAAACCAGAGACTGAGTCATTCGGCTTCGGTGTTCAAATCGCTGTCTGGCTATGGTTTACGGTGTTATTCGCCAATTTTGCCGAGGCGGTAGCTGAGGGACGGGGCAAGGCCCAGGCAAACGCTTTACGCAAGACTCGCTCCCAAACCACAGCCCATCGCCTACTTCAGGATGGTCTCGTACAGCAGGATATTTCAGCGGATAGATTAAGAAAAGACGATGAAGTTGTTGTTTCAGCCGGTGAGACCATCCCGGCCGACGGCGAGGTAATCCAGGGTGTAGCGTCCGTTGATGAGTCAGCAATTACGGGGGAATCCGCTCCAGTGATCAGAGAAGCCGGCGGAGACAGGAATTCAGTGACAGGGGGCACGAGGGTACTGTCGGATTTTCTCATAGTAAGGGTAACAGCCAACCCTGGAGAAAGTTTCCTTGACCACATGATCAGCCTGGTTGAAGGGGCTCAACGCCAGAAAACGCCGAATGAGATAGCGCTCACAATTCTACTGGCCGCTTTGACAATAATTTTCCTCGTCGTAATCTTTAGCCTGAAATTTTTCGGAGCTTATTCCGGAGTGTTTTTTTCAATTACTGTTTTGACCGCTCTTTTGGTTTGTCTCATACCAACTACGATTGGTGGTCTTTTAAGCGCAATCGGTATAGCGGGAATTGATCGTCTGGTACAAAAGAATGTGCTTGCGATGAGTGGTCGAGCCGCCGAGGCAGCGGGTGACGTTGATGTTCTACTCCTGGACAAGACCGGAACTATTACATTGGGTGACCGGCAGGCGACCGAATTCATACCCGCTCACGGAGTGCGGGCCGAGGAATTGGCCGATGTGGCGCAACTGGCGTCGTTGGCTGATGAAACACCGGAAGGGAGGAGCATTGTTATACTCGCCAAACAATACGGACTTAGAGGGCGAACGCTCTCTGAAATGCCGACCGCCACATTCATCCCCTTCAAGGCGGAAACTCGAATGAGTGGTGTGGATATTGACACCAGACGAATCAGAAAAGGAGCGCCTGACGCAGTAATTAAATTTGTTGGAGGCCACCTGCCGGCGTCTGTCGAAGACGCTGTCGCAAGGATATCCAATTCTGGTGGAACGGCTCTGATAGTGGCTGAGAATGAGAAAGCCATGGGTGTCATCCATCTCAAGGACATTGTGAAAGGCGGATTGAAAGACCGGTTTGAACGATTCCGTTCGATGGGGATCAAAACCGTCATGATCACTGGTGACAACAGGTTAACTGCGGCAGCGATCGCAAAGGAAGCAGGAGTAGATGACTTTCTAGCAGAGGCCCGACCTGAAGACAAACTGGCCCTTATTCGTAAGGAGCAGGCCGCCGGGCATCTTGTCGCCATGACGGGTGACGGGACAAACGACGCCCCTGCGCTGGCGCAGGCCGACGTTGGAGTAGCGATGAATACGGGGACACAAGCAGCCAAAGAAGCCGGCAACATGGTAGATCTTGATTCAAACCCTACCAAGCTTATTGAGATAGTGGAAATAGGAAAACAAATGCTCATGACACGGGGCGCTTTAACTACATTCAGCGTCGCAAACGACGCCGCAAAATATTTTGCTATTATCCCAGCGATGCTCGTCGCCACATTCCCGGTCATAAGTCCACTGAACATCATGCAGCTTCAATCGCCGCAAAGCGCCATCTTGAGCGCAGTAATTTTTAATGCGCTCATCATTGTGGCACTCATTCCGCTTGCTTTGCGTGGGGTTCGCTTTCGACCTTTGAGCGCGGCCAAGTTGTTACGCCGTAATCTACTTGTTTATGGGCTTGGAGGACTTGTGGCGCCATTTATAGGAATAAAACTGATCGACTTGTTTGTCTCGGCGCTGCGACTAGCGTAG
- the kdpA gene encoding potassium-transporting ATPase subunit KdpA has product MDYFGWIQLALFVGLLLVLTKPMGVYLTKVLDVEGKTFLDPVMRPVERLLYSLLGIDPKKEQDWKQYTFSLIAFSLVGVLFTYSVLRLQHLLPLNPQGLGPVTDQLAFNTAISFTTNTNWQSYAGESTMSYLSQMVGLTFHNFASAATGIAIAAALVRGIARNSSRTIGIFWTDLIRGTLYLLLPICLIYSVFLVSQGMIQNFKPYETAQVIEPYTSQVPKKDADGQEIKDTQGNLVMEQRKVDVQTIVQGPMASQVAIKMLGTNGGGFTNANAAHPYENPTPLSNFLQMLSIFLIPSGLTYYLGRVVKNQRHGWAVWSAMAAIFLIGFLVCWWAESTVNPRFQAVGVDASSGNMEGKETRFGIFNSALFATVTTDASCGAVNAMHDSFTPLGGLVPLLNMQLGEVIFGGVGAGLYGMIVFVVLAVFLAGLMIGKTPEYLGKRIEAYDVKTSVMFIMVPVLSILGFTAWAATSSWGLAGLNNSGPHGFSEILYAYSSTTGNNGSAFAGLNANTYWYNITLGIAMLLGRFFMIIPVLALAGNLAKKKLVPPSEGSFPVSGPIFTILLTGTVLIVGALTFFPALSLGPIVEHYLMAHSNILF; this is encoded by the coding sequence ATGGATTATTTTGGGTGGATACAATTAGCGCTGTTTGTTGGTCTTCTGCTCGTTTTGACCAAGCCCATGGGGGTCTACTTGACTAAAGTCTTGGATGTCGAAGGCAAGACTTTTTTGGATCCTGTCATGCGGCCCGTGGAGCGGTTGCTTTATTCTTTGTTGGGTATTGATCCTAAAAAGGAACAGGATTGGAAACAGTATACATTTTCATTGATAGCGTTCAGTCTCGTTGGAGTATTATTTACTTACTCAGTTCTACGATTGCAGCATCTGTTGCCGTTGAATCCTCAAGGATTAGGCCCTGTTACCGACCAGCTTGCTTTCAATACGGCCATAAGTTTCACCACAAACACTAACTGGCAAAGCTATGCCGGTGAATCAACCATGTCATATCTTTCACAAATGGTAGGGTTGACATTCCATAATTTCGCATCCGCAGCTACTGGAATAGCGATCGCCGCTGCCCTCGTAAGAGGCATTGCGAGGAATTCCTCGAGAACTATCGGAATCTTCTGGACGGACTTGATTCGTGGGACCCTCTACCTGCTTTTGCCGATTTGCCTTATTTACTCCGTATTTCTGGTATCTCAAGGGATGATCCAAAACTTTAAGCCGTACGAAACGGCGCAAGTTATTGAACCTTACACCTCTCAGGTTCCCAAAAAAGATGCCGACGGACAAGAAATCAAGGATACCCAGGGCAACCTGGTAATGGAGCAAAGGAAAGTTGACGTTCAGACCATCGTTCAAGGCCCTATGGCTTCCCAAGTGGCCATAAAAATGTTGGGAACAAATGGTGGTGGTTTTACCAACGCCAATGCGGCTCACCCTTATGAGAACCCAACACCTCTTTCCAATTTTCTTCAAATGCTGTCTATTTTTTTAATACCTAGCGGATTGACGTACTATCTCGGACGGGTTGTTAAGAACCAGAGACACGGCTGGGCCGTATGGAGCGCTATGGCTGCAATTTTCCTGATCGGATTCCTCGTCTGTTGGTGGGCCGAGAGCACCGTCAATCCCCGGTTCCAGGCGGTGGGCGTTGACGCTTCGTCAGGAAACATGGAAGGCAAAGAGACACGTTTCGGAATTTTTAATTCAGCCCTTTTCGCCACTGTAACTACTGACGCTTCGTGTGGAGCTGTCAATGCGATGCATGATTCCTTTACTCCCTTGGGCGGATTGGTTCCTTTACTCAATATGCAGTTGGGAGAGGTAATCTTCGGCGGTGTTGGCGCCGGACTGTATGGCATGATCGTCTTTGTTGTGCTTGCTGTGTTTCTTGCCGGTCTGATGATCGGGAAAACTCCGGAATACCTCGGCAAAAGAATTGAAGCCTACGATGTGAAAACAAGCGTCATGTTTATAATGGTCCCTGTCTTGAGCATTCTTGGTTTCACTGCTTGGGCGGCTACAAGTTCATGGGGCCTTGCGGGTTTGAACAATTCAGGACCACACGGCTTCAGCGAGATCCTGTATGCGTACTCGTCCACTACAGGAAATAATGGCAGCGCTTTTGCGGGACTGAACGCCAACACCTATTGGTATAACATTACCCTGGGAATAGCGATGCTTCTTGGAAGATTTTTTATGATCATTCCCGTCCTCGCTCTAGCGGGAAATCTTGCGAAAAAGAAATTGGTTCCTCCTAGTGAAGGCAGTTTCCCTGTGTCCGGTCCTATCTTCACGATACTGCTGACAGGCACAGTTTTGATAGTTGGCGCATTGACGTTTTTCCCAGCGCTATCACTTGGCCCAATTGTCGAACACTATCTAATGGCTCATTCGAATATTTTATTTTAA
- a CDS encoding phosphate ABC transporter ATP-binding protein — MTLAKETLDSVIVHDLFVSFYKRIVIRGLSIKIPSGKLSVIVGRSGAGKSTFLRSLNRLNEEMPGSRTQGTIRINFKDGPIDVYGDRFPLERLRRRVGMVFQTPHPLPTTIEKNLSLPLKLVLNLKSAEISHRIENSLTLAHLWEEVKDRLKEPASSLSGGQQQRLCLARALALEPEILLLDEPTASLDFKASEKIEELLKELQRNYTIVAVSHSLSQAQRIADQIFVMKEGTIVATSGSSEFERKKLVDDLLEEIF, encoded by the coding sequence TTGACCCTGGCCAAAGAAACGTTGGACTCAGTTATTGTTCACGATCTATTTGTCAGTTTTTACAAACGTATCGTCATCAGAGGATTGTCCATTAAAATACCTTCCGGCAAATTGTCGGTCATCGTCGGACGGTCAGGAGCCGGCAAGAGCACATTTCTCAGATCGTTGAATCGTCTAAATGAAGAAATGCCCGGTTCCAGGACCCAGGGTACGATCAGGATCAATTTTAAAGATGGTCCGATCGATGTTTACGGAGATAGATTTCCTCTGGAGCGCTTGAGACGCCGAGTAGGCATGGTTTTTCAAACCCCGCATCCACTACCCACTACTATTGAGAAAAACCTGTCTCTGCCTCTCAAATTGGTCTTGAATTTGAAATCTGCAGAAATTTCACACCGCATAGAAAACTCGTTAACCCTGGCACATCTGTGGGAGGAGGTAAAGGATCGTCTCAAGGAACCGGCGTCCAGTTTGTCGGGTGGTCAGCAACAGAGGCTTTGTCTTGCGAGAGCGCTTGCGCTTGAACCAGAGATCCTTCTTCTGGACGAACCGACCGCATCTCTTGATTTCAAAGCGTCGGAAAAAATAGAGGAGCTTTTGAAGGAACTCCAGAGAAATTATACTATTGTCGCCGTCTCACATAGTCTTAGCCAGGCTCAGAGAATCGCTGATCAAATTTTTGTTATGAAGGAAGGAACCATCGTAGCTACATCTGGTTCCTCTGAATTTGAACGGAAGAAACTTGTTGATGATTTGCTGGAAGAAATTTTTTGA
- a CDS encoding TIM barrel protein, translated as MNSPKLACCNFIQNTNKLREYALDYGFSGIDWTFTPDDLPSSDEEEKELVRKHKVLNPIEIRYHLYFLGKEIGRKNQEHADHDRTFFYRACRLISRLGGRHVTLHIGLDRQALSGEISWQTTVTSLSNLTDFARGIGLRVCLENLAWGWTSRPDLFEKLLRKAECWGTLDIGHARASQTVISGAYDLEDFAYAHPGRILNAHVYHEETSNQHTPPTELSDIEWRLRILTSLPLCDWWVLELREHRPLVKTLRVVREFLMDRQDLLAG; from the coding sequence ATGAATTCTCCGAAACTTGCCTGTTGTAACTTCATACAAAATACAAACAAACTCCGAGAATACGCTTTGGACTACGGGTTCTCAGGGATAGACTGGACATTTACACCTGATGATCTCCCCTCTTCAGATGAGGAAGAAAAAGAGCTTGTCCGCAAACACAAGGTATTGAATCCAATAGAAATCCGCTATCATCTGTACTTTTTGGGAAAAGAGATCGGCAGAAAGAATCAGGAACACGCTGATCATGATAGGACTTTTTTCTACAGGGCCTGTCGACTTATTTCCAGGCTTGGCGGGCGCCATGTAACACTTCATATCGGACTGGATCGTCAAGCCTTATCCGGTGAAATATCATGGCAAACTACTGTGACGAGCTTATCAAACCTGACGGATTTCGCGAGAGGAATCGGTTTGCGTGTCTGCCTTGAAAACCTGGCTTGGGGCTGGACCAGCAGGCCGGATCTTTTTGAAAAACTTCTTAGAAAAGCAGAGTGTTGGGGGACTTTGGACATTGGTCACGCCCGAGCCAGTCAAACAGTTATCAGCGGCGCTTATGACCTTGAAGACTTTGCATACGCTCACCCTGGGCGAATTTTAAACGCGCACGTCTATCACGAAGAAACCAGCAACCAACACACACCGCCAACAGAACTGTCAGACATCGAATGGCGTCTCAGAATCCTGACATCTTTGCCATTATGCGACTGGTGGGTCCTGGAGCTTAGAGAGCATCGTCCTCTGGTCAAGACACTACGGGTAGTCAGAGAGTTTCTAATGGATAGGCAGGATCTTTTGGCCGGATGA
- the kdpC gene encoding K(+)-transporting ATPase subunit C, whose amino-acid sequence MNYLISQLRISLVATIVLAIILCGLYPALIWGVAQALFPEKANGSLIIQNGRTVGSKLIGQNFTDSKYFHPRPSAAGDGGYDATSSGGSNLGPISKKLIDSVKERVEAYRAENNLPLNVQAPADAVTASASGLDPHITVRNALLQVPRVAKARGIEEKTVVEKIEANTQGRDFYILGEPRVNVLALNLSLDAR is encoded by the coding sequence ATGAACTATTTAATTTCCCAGCTTCGAATATCCCTGGTTGCAACTATCGTTTTGGCTATAATCTTATGTGGCTTATATCCAGCGTTGATATGGGGCGTAGCTCAGGCGCTGTTCCCAGAGAAAGCAAATGGCTCGCTAATCATACAAAATGGCAGGACTGTCGGCTCCAAACTCATTGGTCAAAATTTTACCGACTCAAAGTATTTTCATCCAAGGCCTTCAGCGGCGGGAGATGGAGGATATGACGCTACGAGTTCGGGGGGCAGCAACTTGGGGCCAATATCAAAGAAATTAATAGATTCAGTTAAGGAGCGTGTTGAGGCGTATCGAGCGGAAAACAACTTGCCGTTGAACGTTCAAGCGCCCGCGGACGCCGTAACCGCCTCAGCCAGCGGTCTTGATCCCCACATCACCGTCAGGAACGCCTTATTACAGGTGCCGCGAGTCGCGAAGGCTAGAGGCATAGAAGAAAAAACTGTAGTCGAAAAAATCGAAGCCAACACTCAGGGTAGGGATTTCTATATATTGGGAGAGCCCAGAGTCAATGTGCTGGCTTTGAATTTATCACTCGACGCGAGGTAA